In one window of uncultured Draconibacterium sp. DNA:
- the mutL gene encoding DNA mismatch repair endonuclease MutL, which translates to MSDIIQLLPDAVANQIAAGEVIQRPASVVKELVENALDAGATEITINIKDAGKTLIQISDNGSGMSPTDARMAFERHATSKIRSANDLFAIRTMGFRGEALASIAAIADVELRTKKADDEVGTFIHIIGSEVKTQEPAGCNNGTNFMIKNLFFNVPARRKFLKANSTELKHIIWEIQRVALPNPDIKLSLIHNGSPVYDLPSANYRKRLVDVFGKSLNQSLINVDEDTSIVKVFGYIGQPKYARKTLGEQFFFVNGRFMRHPYFHKAITQAYEQLLPPDTYPSYFLFLELDPEAIDINVHPTKTEIKFENERDIWPIIHASIRESLGKHNVVPSIDFDQSGSIDIPVPRKDGEGVRFPEIQINPDYNPFNNEKDFAERGYSPFEKESSGQGRSSSPGSGREKKNLDNWEDLYQGAQLKLKPEPEYRENAVQTDDLYANAPGQFSGKKVLQLKQRYVLTPVKSGLMVIDQKRAHERILYEKFMEVLKSDSVASQQQLFPQTIELNPADAALLKSILEDLLSLGFDIREFGKDTFIINGTPGVLDISSPELILEKLLEEYKTSRVDARSKAKEQIAGSLAKASAMDYGTNLKQEEVDHLIDNLFACATPNFSPDGKKVLTIISTDDIEKSFSK; encoded by the coding sequence TTGAGCGATATTATTCAGCTATTACCCGATGCAGTTGCCAATCAGATTGCTGCCGGAGAAGTTATTCAGCGACCGGCATCGGTTGTGAAAGAGCTCGTGGAAAATGCTCTTGATGCGGGCGCAACTGAAATAACCATCAATATAAAAGACGCAGGAAAGACTCTCATTCAGATTTCAGACAATGGAAGCGGAATGTCGCCAACCGACGCACGGATGGCTTTCGAGCGGCATGCCACTTCAAAAATACGTTCTGCCAACGATTTGTTTGCCATTCGCACCATGGGGTTTCGTGGCGAGGCACTGGCATCTATCGCCGCTATTGCCGATGTGGAACTGCGCACCAAAAAAGCCGACGATGAGGTGGGTACTTTTATTCATATTATCGGTTCCGAAGTAAAAACACAGGAACCTGCCGGGTGCAATAACGGCACCAATTTTATGATTAAAAACCTGTTTTTTAATGTACCGGCACGTCGTAAATTCCTGAAAGCAAATTCAACCGAATTAAAACATATTATCTGGGAAATTCAGCGGGTGGCACTGCCCAATCCCGACATTAAATTATCGTTGATTCATAACGGCTCACCGGTTTATGATCTTCCGTCGGCCAACTACCGGAAACGTTTGGTCGATGTGTTTGGAAAATCGTTGAATCAAAGCCTGATAAATGTAGATGAAGATACCAGCATTGTAAAGGTTTTCGGTTATATCGGGCAGCCAAAATATGCCCGCAAAACATTGGGCGAACAATTCTTTTTTGTGAACGGACGTTTTATGCGTCATCCGTATTTTCATAAGGCGATAACGCAGGCTTACGAGCAGTTGTTACCGCCCGATACTTATCCGTCGTATTTTTTGTTTCTGGAGCTTGATCCGGAAGCGATCGACATCAATGTACATCCTACAAAAACCGAGATAAAATTTGAAAACGAACGCGATATCTGGCCGATTATTCATGCGTCGATACGCGAATCGTTAGGCAAACACAACGTGGTGCCGTCAATCGATTTCGACCAAAGCGGGAGCATTGATATTCCTGTTCCGAGAAAGGATGGTGAAGGAGTGCGCTTTCCGGAAATTCAGATCAATCCCGATTACAATCCTTTTAACAACGAAAAAGATTTTGCTGAGCGTGGTTATTCGCCTTTTGAAAAGGAATCTTCGGGGCAGGGAAGAAGCTCTTCGCCCGGCTCAGGAAGAGAAAAGAAGAACCTTGATAATTGGGAAGATCTTTACCAGGGAGCACAACTGAAATTGAAACCCGAGCCGGAATACCGCGAAAATGCCGTTCAGACAGATGATTTATATGCCAATGCACCCGGACAATTCAGCGGTAAAAAGGTTTTGCAGCTAAAACAGCGTTATGTGTTAACACCGGTAAAATCGGGATTGATGGTTATAGACCAGAAACGGGCACACGAACGCATCCTGTACGAAAAATTTATGGAGGTGTTGAAATCGGATTCGGTAGCTAGTCAGCAGCAGCTTTTTCCGCAAACGATTGAACTCAATCCTGCCGATGCTGCTCTGCTGAAATCGATCTTGGAAGACCTGTTATCGTTGGGATTTGATATTCGCGAATTTGGGAAAGACACATTTATTATAAATGGCACACCTGGCGTTTTAGATATTTCGTCGCCCGAGCTGATACTTGAAAAGTTGCTGGAAGAGTATAAAACTTCGCGGGTTGATGCGCGCTCAAAAGCCAAAGAGCAAATTGCGGGGTCGCTGGCAAAAGCATCGGCAATGGATTATGGCACCAACCTGAAACAGGAAGAGGTGGATCACCTGATCGATAACTTGTTTGCCTGTGCAACACCCAACTTCTCGCCCGACGGGAAAAAGGTGTTGACCATCATTTCGACAGATGATATCGAAAAAAGTTTTTCAAAATGA
- a CDS encoding iron-containing alcohol dehydrogenase, translated as MAVNFSFATAGQIIFGNHSLRDVPDLVAGFGKIVVLVTGKNSSRAKELMAKFSPGTNTVLFNIPGEPTTDLIEKGVQLARSHGSDVIVGLGGGSVIDSAKAIAALATNKGELLDYLEVIGRGKPLTEKSLPCIAIPTTAGTGAEVTKNSVIKSPENSVKVSLRNNQMYPDVAVVDPVLTWSMPPALTASTGVDALTHLLETFVSNQANPFIDMVCREGLTRISRSLRKAYKNGSNKQAREDMAMASLLGGMALANVKLGAVHGFAGPMGGMFPIPHGAVCACLMSAVIEENIQALRENKLDSSKFDELAKILTGNEKAMANDAAIWAAELVAELQIPPLSEYGLTKEDFPVLVEKAKVASSMKGNPVELKDEQLFRILERSL; from the coding sequence ATGGCAGTTAATTTTTCATTTGCAACCGCAGGGCAAATCATTTTTGGAAATCATTCGTTGAGGGATGTCCCGGATCTTGTTGCTGGTTTTGGGAAGATTGTGGTTTTGGTAACGGGGAAAAATTCGTCGCGGGCTAAAGAGTTGATGGCGAAATTCAGCCCGGGAACCAACACTGTGCTTTTTAATATACCTGGCGAGCCGACTACCGATTTAATTGAGAAAGGAGTGCAATTGGCACGTAGTCATGGAAGTGATGTAATAGTAGGTTTGGGCGGAGGAAGTGTTATTGATAGTGCAAAAGCCATTGCTGCTTTGGCAACTAATAAAGGCGAACTGCTCGATTACCTGGAAGTAATTGGGCGCGGAAAACCACTGACAGAAAAATCTTTGCCCTGTATTGCCATTCCTACAACGGCCGGAACCGGTGCAGAGGTAACTAAAAATTCAGTAATAAAATCGCCCGAAAATAGTGTGAAGGTAAGTTTGCGAAATAACCAGATGTATCCTGATGTGGCGGTTGTTGATCCGGTATTAACATGGTCAATGCCACCGGCATTAACGGCCAGTACCGGCGTTGACGCCTTAACTCATTTGCTCGAAACTTTTGTATCGAACCAGGCGAATCCGTTTATTGATATGGTTTGTCGTGAGGGTTTAACACGAATCTCTCGGTCCTTACGAAAAGCATATAAAAATGGCAGCAACAAACAGGCACGTGAAGATATGGCCATGGCCAGCCTTTTGGGTGGAATGGCTCTTGCCAACGTAAAACTGGGGGCTGTTCATGGTTTTGCCGGACCTATGGGAGGGATGTTTCCTATTCCGCACGGCGCCGTTTGCGCCTGCCTGATGTCGGCAGTGATTGAAGAGAATATTCAGGCTTTAAGAGAAAATAAACTCGATAGCTCGAAATTTGATGAGCTGGCAAAAATCCTTACCGGAAACGAAAAGGCCATGGCAAACGATGCTGCTATTTGGGCAGCGGAATTGGTGGCCGAATTGCAAATCCCGCCATTGTCGGAATATGGATTGACAAAAGAAGATTTTCCTGTGCTGGTTGAGAAAGCAAAAGTTGCAAGTAGTATGAAGGGTAATCCGGTAGAACTGAAAGATGAGCAGTTGTTTCGCATTTTGGAGCGGTCGTTGTAA
- a CDS encoding putative quinol monooxygenase: MFIVHVFIHVKEDCIEAFKAATIENAKNSINEPGIARFDFVEQQDDPTRFVLVEVYRTADDPAKHKETAHYQKWRDTVADMMAEPRSAIKFYNVHPDDEGWD, encoded by the coding sequence ATGTTTATCGTTCACGTATTTATTCATGTCAAAGAAGATTGTATCGAGGCTTTTAAAGCGGCCACCATCGAGAATGCAAAAAACAGTATTAACGAACCGGGGATTGCCCGTTTTGATTTTGTAGAACAACAAGACGACCCTACACGTTTTGTATTGGTAGAGGTGTATCGTACAGCCGACGATCCGGCAAAACACAAAGAAACAGCGCACTACCAAAAGTGGCGCGACACTGTTGCCGATATGATGGCTGAACCACGATCGGCAATTAAGTTTTATAATGTACATCCCGACGACGAAGGTTGGGATTAA
- a CDS encoding RNA polymerase sigma factor, with amino-acid sequence MIRLCKKGDAKAQYRLYKLYCKGMYNVAIRLTNDKSMAEDVLQDAFVKAFSEIDKLKNEKAFGGWLKRIVINRSIDVTRKEKIVYSEVKNLGSDDNEIAVEIDSGFSPERIHHYIKQLPDGAREILVLRALEGYKHAEIGEKLGISESTAKTQFFRAKQLLVKMIQDETESGKILERATAKA; translated from the coding sequence TTGATTAGGCTCTGTAAAAAGGGCGATGCGAAAGCTCAGTACCGGCTTTACAAACTTTATTGCAAGGGAATGTACAATGTTGCCATTCGCTTGACAAATGACAAAAGCATGGCGGAGGATGTGCTTCAGGATGCGTTTGTAAAAGCTTTTTCGGAAATCGACAAGTTAAAGAATGAGAAGGCCTTTGGCGGCTGGCTAAAACGAATTGTAATTAACCGAAGTATTGATGTTACGCGAAAGGAAAAAATAGTTTACTCCGAAGTTAAAAATCTGGGAAGCGACGATAATGAGATAGCCGTTGAAATTGACAGCGGATTTAGTCCGGAAAGGATTCACCATTATATAAAACAACTGCCGGATGGTGCCCGCGAGATTTTGGTACTTCGTGCATTAGAAGGATACAAACATGCTGAAATAGGAGAAAAACTGGGAATTTCGGAATCGACTGCAAAAACACAGTTTTTCAGAGCAAAACAATTATTAGTAAAAATGATTCAAGATGAAACAGAATCTGGAAAGATACTTGAAAGAGCAACGGCTAAAGCTTGA
- a CDS encoding mechanosensitive ion channel family protein yields MQIDFLYWGSVIGIVVISYFLSFIARRILTRIIRKKSENLKEDPTKFVFLKNSASFIIFTIALIIIFLITPALNDLGKGLFAGAGILAATIGFASQKAFSNILSGIFILIFKPFSVQDTIEIKSDALKGVVEEITLRHTVIRDYENRRIVIPNSLISETTLLNSSMTDEKIRKHVDFGISYDSDVDLARKIIEEEIMKHPNFVDNRTEEELEQEQAPVQMRLVSLGDFAVTIRAYAWTNSNNEAFALQCDVFDSVKKRFDKEGIEIPFPYRTLVFKNKPEKID; encoded by the coding sequence ATGCAAATAGATTTTTTGTATTGGGGAAGTGTTATTGGTATCGTTGTCATATCCTACTTCCTATCGTTTATTGCCCGGCGTATTTTGACCCGAATTATCAGAAAGAAGTCGGAAAACCTGAAAGAAGACCCAACCAAATTTGTCTTTCTGAAAAACAGTGCATCGTTCATTATTTTCACGATAGCACTCATTATAATTTTTCTGATTACACCGGCACTAAACGATCTTGGAAAAGGGCTGTTTGCAGGGGCCGGAATTTTGGCGGCTACAATTGGTTTTGCATCTCAAAAAGCCTTTTCAAATATTCTCAGCGGAATATTTATCCTCATTTTCAAGCCTTTTAGTGTGCAGGATACTATCGAAATAAAATCAGACGCGTTGAAAGGTGTTGTTGAAGAAATAACATTACGGCATACGGTAATACGCGATTACGAAAACAGACGCATTGTTATTCCAAACAGTCTGATTAGCGAAACAACTTTACTAAATAGCTCAATGACCGATGAGAAAATCAGAAAGCATGTTGATTTTGGAATCAGCTACGATTCCGATGTCGATCTGGCCAGGAAAATAATCGAAGAAGAAATAATGAAACACCCCAACTTTGTCGATAACCGGACAGAGGAAGAACTTGAGCAAGAACAAGCACCTGTACAAATGAGACTGGTATCTCTTGGAGATTTTGCAGTAACTATCAGGGCTTATGCCTGGACCAATTCAAATAATGAAGCATTTGCGTTGCAATGTGATGTGTTTGATAGTGTTAAGAAAAGATTCGATAAAGAAGGAATTGAAATTCCATTTCCTTATCGAACCCTCGTGTTTAAAAATAAACCCGAAAAGATTGATTAG
- a CDS encoding succinylglutamate desuccinylase/aspartoacylase family protein: MKILNREIMPGESVQINLDTVRLHTRTRIDVPVIIERAKEDGPVLLIIAGIHGDEVNGVEIVRKAVSSNMLRPDKGTVICIPVLNVFGFLNQRREFPDGKDLNRYFPGSEKGSLASQFAATFMKEIVPHSNYCIDFHTGGSNRFNIPQIRISKNDETLLQLANAFHPQFIVYANNRDKSFRESATKEGLKVLLFEGGKSLDFNNAVTDAGLNGIMRLMHAIGMRDYATSINQNNLKDPIIIEQSYWHRARHSGLFRSFINGGEYIMKGHTLGSISDPFGEFEYQIKAKTNGHIIGLNYSPIVTEGDALYHIGN, from the coding sequence ATGAAAATTCTGAACCGAGAAATAATGCCGGGTGAAAGCGTACAAATCAACTTGGATACTGTGCGTTTACATACGCGTACCCGAATTGATGTGCCGGTAATTATTGAACGTGCCAAAGAAGATGGCCCGGTGTTATTGATCATTGCTGGTATTCATGGCGACGAAGTAAATGGTGTTGAAATTGTACGAAAGGCCGTTTCGAGCAATATGTTACGTCCTGATAAAGGAACGGTAATTTGTATTCCGGTATTAAATGTATTTGGGTTTTTAAATCAAAGACGCGAATTCCCTGATGGAAAAGATTTGAATCGCTATTTTCCGGGCTCAGAAAAGGGATCTCTAGCCAGTCAGTTTGCCGCTACCTTTATGAAAGAAATTGTACCTCACTCCAATTATTGTATCGATTTTCATACCGGTGGTTCAAACAGGTTTAATATTCCGCAAATTCGTATTTCCAAAAACGACGAAACTTTGTTGCAGCTTGCTAATGCCTTTCATCCGCAATTTATTGTTTATGCGAATAACCGAGATAAATCCTTTCGTGAATCAGCAACTAAAGAGGGCTTGAAGGTTTTGTTATTTGAAGGCGGGAAATCACTCGATTTTAACAATGCAGTAACTGACGCAGGACTAAATGGAATTATGAGGCTTATGCATGCCATTGGCATGCGCGATTATGCTACCAGTATCAATCAAAACAATTTAAAAGACCCTATTATAATTGAACAGTCATACTGGCACAGAGCCCGTCATTCCGGGTTGTTTCGTTCGTTTATCAATGGTGGCGAGTACATCATGAAAGGACATACGCTTGGAAGTATATCCGATCCGTTTGGTGAATTTGAATACCAGATAAAAGCGAAAACTAATGGGCATATTATCGGACTTAATTACTCCCCAATTGTTACCGAAGGCGATGCGCTCTATCATATAGGAAATTGA
- the rimK gene encoding 30S ribosomal protein S6--L-glutamate ligase encodes MNIVVLSRNPKLYSTKRLIQAGEERGHEMMIVDHSKCDLVIEKKNPQIIYQGKRLENIDAVIPRIGASITFYGTAVVRQFEMMKVFTAIESIALGRSRDKLRSLQILSRAGLGLPKTVFTNYSKNTDDIIDSIGGAPLVIKLLEGTQGIGVVLAENKNAASSVIEAFHGLKARVIAQEFIEEAKGADIRAFVVDGVVVGAMRRSGKPGDFRSNLHRGGTAEVIQLSDEEENAALKATRVMGLGVAGVDMLQSKNGPLILEVNSSPGLEGIESATGIDIAKSIIRYVERNV; translated from the coding sequence ATGAATATTGTAGTATTATCACGAAATCCAAAATTGTACTCAACAAAAAGATTGATCCAAGCCGGAGAAGAACGAGGGCATGAAATGATGATTGTTGATCACTCGAAATGTGATTTAGTCATTGAAAAGAAAAATCCACAAATTATATATCAAGGTAAGAGACTTGAAAATATTGATGCTGTAATTCCGCGTATTGGTGCGTCGATAACGTTTTATGGTACTGCCGTTGTACGACAGTTTGAAATGATGAAAGTATTTACGGCTATTGAATCGATTGCTTTGGGCCGTTCGCGCGACAAGTTGCGCAGCTTGCAAATTCTTTCGAGGGCCGGTTTGGGGCTCCCCAAAACTGTTTTTACTAATTATAGTAAAAATACCGATGACATTATCGACAGTATTGGAGGCGCTCCTCTGGTTATTAAACTTTTGGAAGGCACCCAGGGTATTGGTGTTGTATTGGCCGAGAATAAAAATGCTGCATCGTCAGTAATTGAAGCATTTCACGGATTAAAAGCCCGGGTTATTGCCCAGGAGTTTATAGAAGAGGCCAAGGGTGCCGATATTAGAGCTTTTGTGGTTGATGGCGTGGTGGTAGGAGCTATGCGACGTAGTGGAAAACCCGGCGATTTCAGATCGAACCTTCATAGGGGAGGAACTGCCGAGGTAATTCAATTAAGCGACGAAGAAGAAAATGCAGCCTTGAAAGCAACCCGTGTAATGGGATTGGGCGTTGCCGGAGTTGATATGTTACAATCCAAAAACGGGCCTTTAATTCTGGAGGTAAACTCTTCGCCCGGACTGGAAGGTATTGAAAGTGCTACAGGTATTGATATTGCAAAAAGCATTATTCGTTATGTTGAAAGAAATGTCTGA
- a CDS encoding RimK/LysX family protein, protein MQDSKQQKELIGRKDYADFPDLELTGIKTKIDTGAYTSSINCHWVKETEIEGEKVLVCRFLDPQHPKYTGKECYFSNYKKKSIKSSNGISEDRFLIRTAIKLFNKDYSIDLSLANRSLMKYDVLIGRKFLNKRFLVDTSASNLSHKLNRKRK, encoded by the coding sequence ATGCAAGATTCAAAACAACAAAAGGAGTTGATTGGCAGGAAAGATTACGCCGATTTCCCTGATTTGGAATTAACAGGAATAAAAACAAAAATCGATACGGGTGCTTATACTTCGAGTATAAACTGCCACTGGGTAAAAGAAACAGAAATCGAGGGAGAGAAAGTGTTGGTTTGCCGATTTCTAGATCCGCAGCATCCGAAATATACCGGCAAAGAATGCTACTTTTCGAATTACAAAAAAAAGAGCATTAAAAGTTCCAATGGAATTAGTGAGGATAGGTTTCTTATTCGAACAGCTATAAAACTGTTTAATAAGGATTATTCTATTGATTTATCATTAGCCAACAGAAGTTTGATGAAGTACGACGTATTAATTGGAAGAAAGTTCTTGAATAAAAGATTTCTGGTTGATACCTCAGCATCAAATTTATCGCATAAATTAAATAGGAAACGAAAATAG
- a CDS encoding bifunctional GNAT family N-acetyltransferase/carbon-nitrogen hydrolase family protein, with product MQEIDNIELEYLKFDDYQELKQAMIEVYTSMPDAYWKEHHIQSLIDRFPEGQVVLKVNGQIAGCALAIVVDYDKFEDNHTYKEITGNYKFDTHSPDGDMLYGIDVFIKPEFRGLRLGRRLYDYRKELCEQLNLKGIAFGGRIPNYHLYQDELSPKEYIQKVRTKEIHDPVLNFQISNDFHPAKIIKGYLEGDTDSNEYAVLLEWDNIYYEKPRKKPEITKTVVRLGLVQWQMRPYKTLEDLMLQAEFFIDAVSGYRCDFALFPEFFNAPLMAENNHLSEPEAIRDLAKHTSNITAKFSELAISYNINIITGSMPELVDDILYNVGYLCRRDGSTERYEKLHVTPDEVKVWGMQGGHTLKALDTDCGKIGVLICYDSEFPELSRLLADEGVDILFVPFLTDTQNGFSRVRNCSQARAIENECYVAIAGSVGNLPKVHNMDIQYAQSMVFTPCDFAFPVNGVKAEATPNTEMILIADVDIGLLRELNQFGSVRNLRDRRLDLFGLKKK from the coding sequence ATGCAGGAAATTGACAATATAGAACTGGAGTATTTAAAATTCGACGATTACCAGGAACTCAAACAGGCAATGATAGAGGTGTATACCAGCATGCCCGATGCCTATTGGAAGGAACATCATATACAATCGCTTATCGACCGTTTCCCGGAAGGGCAGGTGGTACTGAAGGTAAATGGACAAATTGCGGGTTGTGCGCTTGCCATTGTGGTTGATTACGATAAGTTTGAAGATAACCACACTTACAAAGAAATTACCGGGAATTATAAGTTTGATACGCACTCACCGGATGGCGACATGCTGTACGGAATTGATGTTTTTATTAAACCCGAATTTCGTGGATTGCGATTGGGGCGCCGCTTGTACGATTACCGAAAAGAGTTGTGCGAACAGCTTAATTTAAAAGGAATTGCATTTGGAGGACGAATCCCGAACTATCACCTTTACCAGGATGAACTGTCGCCAAAAGAGTACATTCAAAAAGTGCGTACAAAAGAGATTCACGACCCGGTGTTGAATTTTCAGATATCGAACGATTTTCACCCGGCAAAAATTATAAAAGGCTACCTGGAAGGCGACACCGATTCGAATGAATATGCCGTGTTGCTGGAGTGGGACAATATCTATTACGAGAAACCACGCAAAAAACCGGAAATTACAAAAACGGTGGTTCGTTTAGGTTTGGTGCAATGGCAAATGCGGCCTTATAAAACGCTGGAAGACCTGATGCTTCAGGCCGAGTTTTTTATCGATGCCGTTTCCGGCTATCGTTGCGATTTTGCTTTATTTCCCGAGTTTTTTAATGCACCATTAATGGCCGAGAATAACCATTTAAGCGAACCAGAGGCTATTCGCGACCTGGCAAAACACACCAGTAACATTACTGCAAAGTTTTCCGAGTTGGCCATTAGTTACAACATTAATATAATAACCGGGAGTATGCCCGAGTTGGTAGACGATATATTGTATAACGTAGGTTACTTGTGCCGCCGCGATGGAAGCACCGAGCGCTACGAAAAATTACATGTAACACCCGACGAGGTGAAAGTTTGGGGTATGCAGGGAGGCCATACTCTTAAAGCACTGGATACCGATTGTGGAAAGATAGGTGTATTGATTTGTTACGATTCGGAATTCCCGGAACTAAGCCGTTTGCTGGCCGATGAAGGAGTGGATATTTTGTTTGTACCCTTTTTAACCGATACACAAAACGGTTTTTCGCGGGTGCGAAACTGCTCGCAGGCACGCGCCATCGAAAACGAATGTTACGTAGCTATTGCCGGAAGTGTTGGCAACTTGCCAAAAGTGCATAACATGGATATTCAGTATGCGCAATCGATGGTTTTTACGCCCTGCGATTTTGCTTTCCCGGTAAACGGAGTGAAAGCTGAAGCTACGCCAAATACCGAAATGATTTTGATTGCCGATGTGGATATTGGTTTGTTGCGCGAACTTAACCAGTTTGGAAGTGTTAGAAATTTAAGAGACAGGCGTTTAGATCTGTTTGGTTTGAAAAAGAAATAA
- the corA gene encoding magnesium/cobalt transporter CorA — MARFLKDRSKAKGMVPGSLVLIGRQKMDNPIVQLIRYNENELLEETLDSFVEVKEKCQAEQVNWINIYGLHDLETIKQLGEEFKLPSLLLEDILNTDQSPKYENGESYDAFIMKILHPEEGSKRIHAEQITLVLGETYVLTLQERKGDVFEVVRERIRKNKGRVRTRGNDYLAYALMDALVDNYSILIENIGRQVEDIEDRLFKQMDSKIVEEIYQFKTELNYIRKAVRPMREFIAWLLRTEDTFFQEKNVAYLKDLNDMLNQCTEAVEMYNSMTSDQLNIYNSNMSNRMNEVMKTLTIFASIFIPLTFFAGIYGMNFEYMPELKLKYSYLVFWIIILILGGGLLIYFKRKKWL, encoded by the coding sequence ATGGCACGTTTTTTAAAAGATCGCTCGAAGGCAAAAGGAATGGTTCCAGGCTCTTTGGTGCTTATCGGTCGACAGAAAATGGATAACCCTATCGTTCAATTGATACGGTACAATGAGAATGAATTGCTTGAAGAAACTCTTGACTCATTCGTCGAAGTAAAAGAAAAATGCCAGGCCGAACAGGTTAACTGGATCAATATTTATGGTTTGCACGATCTGGAAACGATAAAACAGCTTGGTGAAGAATTTAAACTTCCGTCGCTTTTACTCGAGGATATATTGAATACCGACCAGTCGCCAAAGTATGAAAATGGGGAGAGTTACGATGCTTTTATCATGAAAATTCTTCATCCGGAGGAAGGTTCAAAACGAATACATGCCGAGCAGATTACGCTTGTTCTGGGCGAGACTTATGTGTTAACCTTGCAGGAAAGAAAGGGTGATGTTTTTGAAGTGGTTCGCGAACGTATTCGTAAAAATAAGGGAAGAGTAAGGACAAGGGGAAACGATTACCTGGCCTATGCGTTAATGGACGCGCTGGTGGATAATTATTCGATTTTGATAGAGAACATTGGCCGGCAGGTGGAAGATATTGAAGATCGGCTTTTTAAGCAAATGGACTCCAAAATAGTAGAAGAGATTTACCAGTTTAAAACCGAACTAAATTATATTCGAAAAGCTGTTCGCCCGATGCGCGAGTTTATAGCTTGGTTATTACGAACTGAGGATACTTTTTTTCAGGAAAAGAATGTTGCTTATTTGAAAGACCTGAATGATATGCTTAATCAATGTACAGAAGCGGTTGAAATGTATAATAGCATGACATCCGACCAGCTGAATATTTACAATTCGAATATGAGCAACCGAATGAACGAGGTGATGAAAACACTCACCATTTTTGCCTCAATTTTTATTCCGCTAACCTTTTTTGCCGGCATTTACGGAATGAACTTCGAATACATGCCCGAGTTAAAATTGAAGTACAGCTATCTTGTTTTTTGGATAATTATTTTAATTCTGGGAGGCGGATTACTGATTTATTTTAAACGAAAAAAGTGGTTATAA